The following proteins are encoded in a genomic region of Cervus elaphus chromosome 15, mCerEla1.1, whole genome shotgun sequence:
- the FGF8 gene encoding fibroblast growth factor 8 isoform X1: MGSPRSALSCLLLHLLVLCLQAQEGPGGGPALGRELASLFRAGRESQGVSQQVTVQSSPNFTQHVREQSLVTDQLSRRLIRTYQLYSRTSGKHVQVLANKRINAMAEDGDPFAKLIVETDTFGSRVRVRGAETGLYICMNKKGKLIAKSNGKGKDCVFTEIVLENNYTALQNAKYEGWYMAFTRKGRPRKGSKTRQHQREVHFMKRLPRGHHTTEQSLRFEFLNYPPFTRSLRGSQRTWAPEPR; this comes from the exons ATGGGCAGCCCCCGCTCGGCGCTGAGCTGCCT GCTGTTGCACTTGCTGGTTCTCTGCCTCCAAGCCCAG GAAGGCCCGGGCGGGGGGCCTGCGCTGGGCAGGGAGCTCGCTTCCCTGTTCCGAGCTGGCCGGGAGTCCCAGGGTGTTTCCCAACAG GTAACTGTTCAGTCCTCACCTAATTTTACACAGCATGTGAGGGAGCAGAGCCTGGTGACAGATCAGCTCAGCCGCCGTCTCATCCGGACCTACCAACTCTACAGCCGCACCAGCGGGAAGCACGTGCAGGTCCTGGCCAACAAGCGCATCAACGCCATGGCAGAAGACGGGGACCCGTTCG CAAAGCTCATTGTGGAGACAGACACCTTCGGGAGCCGAGTTCGAGTACGAGGAGCTGAGACAGGCCTCTACATCTGCATGAACAAGAAGGGGAAATTGATTGCCAAG AGCAACGGCAAAGGCAAGGATTGCGTGTTCACGGAGATCGTGCTGGAGAACAATTACACGGCCCTGCAGAACGCCAAGTACGAGGGCTGGTACATGGCCTTCACGCGCAAGGGTCGACCCCGCAAGGGCTCCAAGACCCGGCAGCACCAGCGCGAAGTCCACTTCATGAAGCGGCTGCCCCGCGGCCACCACACCACCGAGCAGAGCCTGCGCTTCGAGTTCCTCAACTACCCGCCTTTCACGCGCAGCCTGCGCGGCAGCCAGAGGACTTGGGCCCCCGAGCCCCGATAG
- the FGF8 gene encoding fibroblast growth factor 8 isoform X2 → MGSPRSALSCLLLHLLVLCLQAQEGPGGGPALGRELASLFRAGRESQGVSQQHVREQSLVTDQLSRRLIRTYQLYSRTSGKHVQVLANKRINAMAEDGDPFAKLIVETDTFGSRVRVRGAETGLYICMNKKGKLIAKSNGKGKDCVFTEIVLENNYTALQNAKYEGWYMAFTRKGRPRKGSKTRQHQREVHFMKRLPRGHHTTEQSLRFEFLNYPPFTRSLRGSQRTWAPEPR, encoded by the exons ATGGGCAGCCCCCGCTCGGCGCTGAGCTGCCT GCTGTTGCACTTGCTGGTTCTCTGCCTCCAAGCCCAG GAAGGCCCGGGCGGGGGGCCTGCGCTGGGCAGGGAGCTCGCTTCCCTGTTCCGAGCTGGCCGGGAGTCCCAGGGTGTTTCCCAACAG CATGTGAGGGAGCAGAGCCTGGTGACAGATCAGCTCAGCCGCCGTCTCATCCGGACCTACCAACTCTACAGCCGCACCAGCGGGAAGCACGTGCAGGTCCTGGCCAACAAGCGCATCAACGCCATGGCAGAAGACGGGGACCCGTTCG CAAAGCTCATTGTGGAGACAGACACCTTCGGGAGCCGAGTTCGAGTACGAGGAGCTGAGACAGGCCTCTACATCTGCATGAACAAGAAGGGGAAATTGATTGCCAAG AGCAACGGCAAAGGCAAGGATTGCGTGTTCACGGAGATCGTGCTGGAGAACAATTACACGGCCCTGCAGAACGCCAAGTACGAGGGCTGGTACATGGCCTTCACGCGCAAGGGTCGACCCCGCAAGGGCTCCAAGACCCGGCAGCACCAGCGCGAAGTCCACTTCATGAAGCGGCTGCCCCGCGGCCACCACACCACCGAGCAGAGCCTGCGCTTCGAGTTCCTCAACTACCCGCCTTTCACGCGCAGCCTGCGCGGCAGCCAGAGGACTTGGGCCCCCGAGCCCCGATAG
- the FGF8 gene encoding fibroblast growth factor 8 isoform X3, translated as MAEDGDPFAKLIVETDTFGSRVRVRGAETGLYICMNKKGKLIAKSNGKGKDCVFTEIVLENNYTALQNAKYEGWYMAFTRKGRPRKGSKTRQHQREVHFMKRLPRGHHTTEQSLRFEFLNYPPFTRSLRGSQRTWAPEPR; from the exons ATGGCAGAAGACGGGGACCCGTTCG CAAAGCTCATTGTGGAGACAGACACCTTCGGGAGCCGAGTTCGAGTACGAGGAGCTGAGACAGGCCTCTACATCTGCATGAACAAGAAGGGGAAATTGATTGCCAAG AGCAACGGCAAAGGCAAGGATTGCGTGTTCACGGAGATCGTGCTGGAGAACAATTACACGGCCCTGCAGAACGCCAAGTACGAGGGCTGGTACATGGCCTTCACGCGCAAGGGTCGACCCCGCAAGGGCTCCAAGACCCGGCAGCACCAGCGCGAAGTCCACTTCATGAAGCGGCTGCCCCGCGGCCACCACACCACCGAGCAGAGCCTGCGCTTCGAGTTCCTCAACTACCCGCCTTTCACGCGCAGCCTGCGCGGCAGCCAGAGGACTTGGGCCCCCGAGCCCCGATAG
- the NPM3 gene encoding nucleoplasmin-3 codes for MAAGAAAALTFLDQESRVRAGGVGSLQVPAPVTMDSFFFGCELSGHTRSFTFKVEEEDDAEHVLALTMLCLTEGAKDECNVVEVVARNHDHQEIAVPVANLKLSCQPMLSLDDFQLQPPVTFRLKSGSGPVRITGRHQIVTISNDLSEEESEEDGSEEQEAELCPILPAKKLGRRL; via the exons ATGGCAGCTGGCGCAGCGGCCGCCTTGACGTTTTTGGATCAGGAGAGCCGAGTCCGAGCTGGGGGGGTCGGCAGTCTGCAAGTCCCGGCCCCGGTCACTATGGACAGTTTCTTTTTCG GCTGTGAGCTCTCAGGCCACACccgctctttcaccttcaaggtAGAGGAAGAGGATGACGCGGAGCATGTGCTGGCTTTGACCATG CTCTGCCTCACCGAGGGGGCCAAAGATGAGTGTAATGTGGTAGAAGTCGTGGCACGGAACCATGACCACCAGGAGATCGCAGTCCCTGTGGCCAACCTCAAGTTGTCCTGCCAACCGATG CTCAGTTTGGATGACTTCCAGCTCCAACCACCTGTAACCTTCCGCCTGAAGTCAGGTTCTGGCCCTGTGCGCATCACTGGGCGGCACCAGATTG TTACTATAAGCAATGATCTTTCTgaggaagagagtgaagaagatgGGAGTGAGGAGCAGGAAGCTGAGTTATGTCCTATCCTGCCTGCCAAGAAGCTGGGGCGCAGGCTCTAA